The genomic interval CGCGCCGGAAACCAAGCTGGACGACCGCACGATGCCATCCGACCGGGAAACCGCGGCCCCCCTGTTTGATGAGTTTGTCAGTGATCCCGCCAAACCCGTGCCCTTCAGCGAAGAGATTACAACGCGAATGACGCGATCCTACATGACGGATGACCAGCGGTTTGCGGCTCGCCGCCCCGATGTCCTGGTTTATCAAACCGATCTGCTCGAAGACGCAGTCACGATTGCCGGACCGATCCTGGCGGACCTCTGGGTTTCGACTTCGGGAACGGATTCGGACTGGGTTGTGAAGCTGATCGACGTATTCCCACCCGATGCCGAGGACACGCCGGTGAATTCGCGTACGCGGCCGATGGGCGGATATCAGATGATGGTTCGCAGCGAAGTGATTCGCGGACGCTATCGCAACAACCTGTCGACACCGGAGCCATTCACACCAGACGAGCCGACGAATATCCGCCTTGAGCTCCTTGACATCCTGCATACGTTTGAGCCCGGCCATCGTATCATGATCCAGATTCAGTGCACTTGGTTTCCACTGATCGACCGCAATCCCCAGAAATTCGTCGAGAACATCTACATGGCGGATGAAACGGACTTCATCAAAGCGACGCAGCGGGTGTATCGCTCGACAGAATTTCCGACCCGATTCGAATTCGGACTGCTGCCATCCGAGTAGGCGGACGTTCACGAAAGTTTGAGACGCAATGCCGCAAATTGATGTCCACCACTTGACGAAGACCTTCTCTGTGCCTGAGCGCGAGGGCGGCTTCAGCGCTTCGGTCCGCAGCATTTTCCGGCGGCGCTACAAAGAAGTTCGCGCGGTCAACGATATTTCGTTTTCGATCGAAGCCGGCGAGATTGTCGGATTTCTCGGCCCGAACGGCGCTGGGAAGACCACGACGCTGAAGATGCTATCCGGTCTGCTCCACCCAACCAGCGGCGACGCTCGCGTGCTGGATCACACGCCGTGGAAACGTGAGAGCAGCTACCTGCAAAAGATCAGCATGCTCATGGGACAGCGTTCCCAGTTGCACTGGGACCTCCCCGCGATCGATTCGTTCCTGGTGCATGCTTCGATCTATGGTCTGCCGAAAGAGCAATACCAGAGATCGCTTGACGAGTTGCTCGAACTGCTCGAGCTGCGTGATGTAATCAAGAAGCAGGTGCGGTCCCTGTCACTCGGCGAACGCATGAAATGCGAGATCTGCGTGTCGCTGCTGCATCGGCCGTCAGTGCTGTTTCTCGATGAACCGACCATTGGCGTCGATATCGCCATGCAGGCCCGCATTCGTGAGTTCATACACCACTATAATCGCGAGCATGGCGCAACGATCATCCTGACGAGCCATTACATGGCCGATGTCGCCGCCCTCTGCAAACGGATCATCGTCATCGATCATGGCAGGATTCTCTTCGACGGATCGCTGTCCGACCTGTCGCGAAAACTTGCACCCTTCAAGGTTATCAAGATTGACCTCGATCGTGACTTTGACGGATACGATCTTGCGACTCTGGGTGAAGTGCTGACCCAGGAACCGCGCAAGCTCGCTCTGCGCGTGCACAAAAGCGCGGCGGCAGCCGTCACCGCAAAGCTGCTGACCGATTTGGCGGTTCAGGATCTGACGATTGAAGACCCGCCGATCGAGGATGTCATCTCGCGCGTGTTCAAGGGAGCATCCACCTCATGAAAGCCTCGATGCGCGCATTGGGAGCGCACCTTCGGGCGCACCTGGCGGTGATGATGCACTACCGAGGCGAAGTGCTGCTCTGGAGCATCTGGGGCATCGTCAATCCGGCCGTGTTATACGCCATGTGGTCGGCTGCGGCAGGCGGCAGCGCAAGTCATGAAATTGCCGGTTACGACCGCGGTGGTCTGGCGGCTTACTTCCTGATCATGATGATTGTCGGCCACCTGACCGGCGCGTGGGACGTCTACCAGATGGGCTTTTTTGTCCGCACCGGCGCCCTGTCGCCGATGCTGCTTCAACCTGCGTTGCCGATGTGGCGATCCGTCGCGGAAAACCTGGCGTACAAGGTTGTCACGCTGATGTTCACGATTCCGGTCTGGATCATCTTCGCGTGGGTCGTTACTCCTCACTTCCAGCCGACCGCGTGGAGCATATTGCTCGGTGTCATCGCATTGACGCTCGGTGCGATTCTCGCCTTTGTCCTCTGCTATGTTGTTTCCCTGTTTGCGTTCTGGGCACCGAAGATTGACGCACTTGGCGAAGTGTACTTCGGACTGTGCATGTTCCTTGGCGGTCGGTTCGCACCGGTCGAGGCGCTGCCCAAGCCGATCGAGAGCCTTGCTCGAATCATGCCGTTCAAATGGATGTATGAATTTCCGACCGAGCTCTTCATCGGCGGGCGATTGACGCCGACGGACGCATGCATCGGATTGTTGATTCAATGCGGCTGGATCGCGGTCTCAATTGCCGCATTCCGGATTACCTGGGCAGCGGGCCTCAAGCGCTATACGGCGGTGAGCGGATAGACCATGACGCGAGCATTCTCACTGGTCTGGCTGTTTGTGCGCGTCAGCGTTCAGAATTTTGCCGCATACCGTTTTGAGTTTTATTCGCGGCTTCTGGTCTCAATCGGCCATCTCTGTGCCGAGCTCCTGACTGTCTGGACGGTTTTTTCCAACACCGGCGAACTTCGCGGTTGGAAGACGGATCATATGCTGGTTCTGGTCGGTGTGTTTCGAATCGTCGCAGGGGGCATTCGCATGTTCATCGTACCGAACATGCGCCGGGTCATGGAGGATATTCGCAACGGAACGCTGGACTTTGTTCTGCTTAAGCCGCTCGATGCCCAGTTTCACGTCAGCGTTCGGGAATTTGTCTTCTGGCGGATCACGGACGTTGTCTTGGGCGGATCCGTCGCGGCCGTCGGGTGTTATCGACTGCTCGGCGCCATTCCGTTGGATAAGCTCGCCCTCTTTGTCCTGATGATGGCGGCCTCATTCGCGATCGTTTATGCGATATGGCTCGCACTGGCTGGCGTGTGCTTCTGGCTCGTGCGGCTCGAGAATATCGAGATGATCTTCTGGAACGTGTTTGAGGCCGGCCGCTATCCCGTACAGATCTATCCCGCCTGGCTGCGCTGGGGGCTGACCTATCTCATTCCGCTGGCTTTCATTACGACTTTCCCGGCCGCCAGCCTGCTCGGAGATTCGGCCACCGGGATCACGACGACCGTGCCGATTGTGGCCGCAGTCCTTGCGCTCGCGGCGTTTGCCGGCGCTTCGTGGCTTTTTCGCGCCGGATTGAAGCGGTACGCCGGCGCCTCGGCCTGATTTCGTCACAAATTTGATTGCCCGCATTCCGACCACGACGTATTATTTTACCGGGTCGCCGGTGCCCGGTCGCCATGTCTTTGCCCGCGGGAGCCGTGACGTCCGCACATCATGGCATCGCACGAGAAGTAGGAGGTCGTCACGATGCGACTGATGATTCTCGAGAACCAGCGGTTGCGCAACAGTCTGAAAATGGAGGGATCGGGCCTCATCACGATCGGCTCTGACTCGCGGTGTCATGTCCACCTGCCCGACCCGCGCCTCGGCAAGCACCAAGCTAATATCCTTCAGGACGACGCCGGTGAATGGTGGCTCGAAGTGCTCGAGCATTCCGTCCCGACCTGCCTTAATCGCGCTGTGCAAAAAAACAAAGCCAGGCTGCGACACGCGGACGAGATTGAATGCGGCGAGTTCTCCATCAAGTTCTATCTTGATCCGGACCGCAGCCGCGAAGAGCTTCATCACGATCGGATCATGGCGATCGCAAAGAGTCACGCTGAGAGCCTCCCGCTCAACTCGATCATACTGAAGGACGAAGTGGATCTCTCACTGACGCGCGACCAGTTGGAAAGGGTTGCCCGCCTCACGCTGGCTCTGAATGATGCCGCCCACGCCGGTGAGTCGCTGCCGCTGGTGCTGGCCAGCGCGATTGACATGTTCGCCGCCCGCCGGGCCTGGATCGCCATTCGATGCGCGGAGAAGGGCACGTTTGATTGGGCGCTCGGCCAGTCGCAGAACGGAACGCCAATCGAGCGCCCCCGATTCAGCGAGATAACCGAACCTCGCTGCATCAAGTTCGCTCATCATATCTGCACGCCTCAAGCACCGGATCCGATTGTCGGCGCCGCCATGGCTGTACCGATCGTCGGCACGAAATTCACCCTCGGAATGTTGTACCTCGAAGTCGATCCGGCTGATCCGATCTACGACGAAAAATCGCTGATCGCACTGAAGGCCTTCGCCTGCGCCGCAGCCATTCCCCTCGAGGCGGTTCTGAATCGAATGACATCGAGTCGCAGGTCGGCTGCCGCGACTGAACTGACGGTCGCTCGTGCAACGCAGGATGCCCTCACTCCCAAGGCCCTTCCACAGTGGGATGAGATGCAAGTCGCCGCTTATCGTCGAATCGGCGAACAGAACTGCACGGACCTCTACGATGTCATCCAGCTTCGCGATAAAACCGCGGCACTCCTTCTCGCGCGTGTGCATTGGCCGCTGCATCTCGTGCCCTGTAAATTCGGCGAGATTCGAGCGGCTTTCCGGTCGGCCGTGCTTTATGGCGAAGCACCGCATCTCTTTGCGCGAGCGCTGAATTGGATGCTGGACGACGGCAATGTCAAGACGCGAGTCGATCTGGCGGTCGCACGCGTATGGCCCGGCAGCGGCAAAGTCCACCTCTGCGTCGCCGGCTCTCATGTGATTGCCGGCCGAGTCCAATCTGACGGAACTGCGGAGCGAATCGCAACCGGCCAGACGCCGGGCGTTGGACAGGCCCGTGGCACCCCGTTCGAAGTGGTGCCGCTCCTGCTCGGCGAAGGTGACTCGTTCGTCCTCGCAACGGATGGCGTCGAATCCGCCCGCAACGCGTCGGGACAGGCGTTCGGCATCGACGCGCTGTGCGATATTGTCTGCGACGGGTTGGGAGACACACCGAGCCACGTACTCAAGGAACTGGCGACTGATCTGGATGAGTTTCTTGTCGGTGGCGAGAGCCCGGAAGACACGACAGTCCTGCTGCTGCGTCGTGGCTGATTAATTCGCCGGCGACCCTGCCCATCTATCGAGACTTGCCCGATTCTGCTTCGGACGCCTGCTGCTTTGTTGAGAGGACGGTCGGCAGCCGTTGCTTGAGCTTCTCGAATATCGCAGCCAGTTCCTGTTCTTCTCGGCTCATTTCCGGCGCGGAGTTCGACGCATTGGATGACTTGAGCTCCTCTGCGGGCGCAGCCTTCTGTCCTTGTCCGCTGTCCGATTCACTCTGCTTCCGCATTCTCTCGACAATCGGAGCGGCCGACTTCCGGCAGTCCTTTAGAATAGCCCAGGCGGCATTGACCTGCTCATCTCGCAGACCGGGCGTCAGTGGGCTTGTACTTCGACTGAGCGGCAGCGGTGTATGTCGGATGATCCAGCGGCGAACGTACGCTTCCCACAAGTCCGGCTGATGTTCCACGCCATCCAGTCCGTAAGACTTGTCACTGAAATTCCACCATGCCGGATATCGCGTGTCGCGGTTGAAGCCGTTTCGCTGCCAGAACGCCTGAAGCAATTCGTTATCGTACTGATCCTGAATCTGTTGCCACTGATCTTCCTCGACATGCCCCCCTCCACCAATGTATCGAGCCCGCTGGTAACGAAGCCCTTCGTCGTAACGAAAGTGCGAGGTAATCATTACACCCGGCGGGACCTCCCAAAGATCCGGATCCAGCCGCTTCGGATGCTCCGGACGATCAAATTCCGCGTGCTCGATCACATATTGATTACTCCCGCCAATGACAGGAAACACTGACTCGGAAGACTTGATCCACCAGCGGCCGTCAAATTTCTCGTGTGTATTCAAGGTGCGAGCGACGTGTTCCCGCTTGCCATTCTCGTCAACCATGTATTCGTTTATTTCCAGAATCGCGTAGTCCTTTTCCGGATCAATGGTATATATCGAAATCGATCGCCGAAGGTCGGATTCGTCATGGCCGCGAATTTCTTGCTTTAGAACGTGGATATTCTCTTCAATCGTTTCCGTCCACTTGGTTGGATATGGATTCGATTGAAATCGACGAAGCATGTCCATCGGTGAACTCATGCGCTGATCCGCACCATACAGGCCGATGCATCGCGGGTCGGTAAGCGTTTCTGAAATCACGACACTCAGTCCATCAACATGAAACAGTAACATTCCGTTACTGCCCTCGCAGCGGCTCCAGACTTCCTTTGTCGCCCGATTCCAGATCGTCAATTGGTCGGCGCATGCGTCTTTTACGCCGATCATCTTTCGACCGGTTTGGGCATCCTGAACTCGAATGCCGTCTTCATCGCCCTTATTGCGCCAGTACAGATCATCGCCGCTGATTCGAACGTCAAATCGCATGGATCGCCCGGCAATGCCCGGGTGATAGTCCTTCCGGTGGTATGAGATAAGAGCCGTGCGCGGCTTCATTCTCGCTTCGAATGCACGAATAAAGGTCTCGGGGATTCGGGAATCGTCGGAATCTCCGATCGACAACACGGCCAGCATGGCGGTCGCAAGCATCAACATGGAACTACTCCTTTAAGCCGCCTAAATGGAGCAAGCTCAGTATGCAGGATTGTAGAAAACGCATGATTTCGACTCGAACGCAAAGATCCGTGTCACGAATGACTCGGTGTACAATTGGGTCGACGGCCCGACACGTTTGTAGTCAGACCTGATCCAGGCAGCACGGTTGGTGACAATTAACATAATAGTCACCCCAGAAGCTGATCTTGATCCTTGGCAAACATTGGATTTGTTCGGAAAATGGGTTGCATCGCGCTTCCAGATTCTCGTTTAGACAGAAAAGCACAGCTCGACAGAGGATGTACTGTCTGGAATAGCAGACCCCGCACGGAATCTCGATGCACTGACCTTCCGGCCGCGGGAGACCCGTATCCTCGAAGACAAGTTCCTCGTGCGCAATCTGCTGAATCCAGACCCCGGTGCAGGTCGAGTTCGTTTCACACTGACACGGACCGATCGCAATCAGGTATTCGTGATTACAGTCAGATTCGTCGTAATTCCACACACAGACAAAGTCCCCCTCGCCCCAGCACCATTGCGGCGGACAAGAGGCTCTTGCGGCGCTGCCGCCCCGGCCTGGTTCAAGCCCCACGAATAAGAGCAAGCAAGAGAGAGAAAGGGTAACGTGTGTGGCGTGCAACTGATCGTCTAATCATGAGGTCTCCTCCGTCAAGAATGGACTTCATGCGCCCGACTTTTGAATGCTAATGGGAAGGCATCCTGGGCGTCAACAAAAAAACAAGAATTTCTGGCCGCTGTTCAAGGCCGTGCGTTCGCGACCGGCAGATCGATACGGACGAATACGCAGGGATGACGAAGTGCAGTGCCACGCTCAATTCACTCGCATATCGCCCTGGAAATATCAGCTTGTATGCGGCAATTCTCCGCCGAGAATCTGGCTGCCATAAAGACTCTTATACAATTCGCATCGCTGGACCAGTTCCTCATGCGTGCCGCTGTCGACAATCCGACCCTTGTCCATGACCACAATGCGGTCGGCCTGCAGAATGGTGGAGAATCGATGGGCGATGATCAGTGCCGTACGGTTTTCGAGAAACTTCTCCACTGCATCATGGATCTTCTTCTCGCTCTCTGCGTCGATCTGACTGGTGGCCTCGTCAAAAATGAAGATCGGCGCGTTTCGCAGAATGGCGCGCGCAATCGCGATGCGCTGCTTCTGTCCACCGGAAAGCTGAGCACCGTGCTCGCCGACAAACGTGTCGTAACCCTGCGGCTTCTCGCGAATGAACTCGTCAGCGTAGGCCGCCTTCGCGGCCGCGGTGATACGCTCCAGACCGCCGCAGTCCGGATAGTTTCGATCCGGATGCCGATTGCGAAGCACCAGCGCCCTGAGCAATCTGTCATCTCCGTAAGCGATGTTGTTCGCAATCGTGTCCGCGAAGACCACGCTGTCCTGCGTGATGAGGCTCATTTGCCTGCGAAGCGACCGCAGGGAAAACTCTCGCACGTCGCGTCCGTCGAACAGGAGTTGTCCTTCGTTCGGGTCAAAGAATCGCATGAGCAGCGAAAGCAACGTCGTTTTGCCCGAGCCGTTCGGTCCCACAAACGCTACCCGCTCACCGCGCTGAATCACGAGCGAGATGTCATCCAGCGCGGGGGTTTCGGCGCTTGGATACTGGAAGCGGACATTGCGAAACTCTATCTTATCCGCCAGCGGCGGCAACGACGGCCGCGTGTGGTCGTCCGGCACCTGAACCGGAAAATCGATGACTTCATACACACGTTCCAATGCCGCATTGGCCCGCTGCATACGATTGTAGAAGGACGCCATCTTTCGGACGGGATCAAACATGCCCGCCATGCACGCCGCCAGCGTCGCAAACTTCGAAAACGTCATCTCGCGCATGAACATCAGGTGTGCGAAGTAGAATATCGCGATTGTTGCAACGATTCGCCCGACGCCCTCGAACATCGGACTGGCCAGCGCTTCAGTTCGCTCGATCCGGAGCTGCTGCTTCAGGATTTCGCGATCCACTGCGTGGAGGTGCTGTCGCTCGTACAGTTCCATCGCGTAGCCTTTGACAACTCGGACCCCGCCAAGCGATCCGCTCAATGCTCCCAGCATCCGCCCGTAACTGCCAAGCAGCTGCTTGTTAGCGCGTCGAATCTTCTTGCCGAATCGACGGATGAATATGCCGGCGATGGGCGCACCGATTATGGCAATCAGCGTAATGCGCCAGTCGATAATCAGCGCCGCCAGGATGACAAACCCGGCCTTCAGCGGTTCACGAAGCGACTTGGCAAAAACGAACACAAGACCGCGGTAGATCTCCTGACTATCCTGAACAAAACGCGTCATCAGATCGCTGATGCCGTGCTGGGCGAAATGCGCGAGAGGAAGCCTCAGGACGCGATCATACATGATCTTGCGGAGGCGCATCACAACGAGGCCGGCGACATAGGCGATCAGATACTCGCCCCAGAATCGGCAGAAGCCGCCCATAGCGCTGACAACGAGTACCGCGACGGTGAGTATGATAAGTATGCGCCACTGTGCATCGCGCGTGTCACCAGCCGGCAGCCAGTCCGCAACGATGCGGGCGGAGCGGTTCGTCCAACTCGCGTCGGCCATCCGCACACTGACAACAATCGGCGTGGCGCTCTGATTTTCCGGCTGAAACGTAAGTTGAGCTGTCGCGTCATCCGGCGCGTTGGCAAGCTGTTTGAAGATTGCATCCGACACGACGGCATCATTCGCTCTAATCAGGCGATCGCCGATGTGGACCTGTTTGTGAAGTTCGGAATCCTTCGGCGCGCGACGGACGATGATGCGGCGTTCGGTCTCGGAGACCTTCTCTTCCGCCAGCTCGATCGAGAGACGATCCTCGACGACGCTCTGATTGATCCAATTCGGAATGGACTGCTCTTCACCAATCACCTTGATAAGCGGCAGCAGAGCCAGAATGCTGATCGAGTAAGTCGCAGCGACGAAAATGATGCAGCAGACGGCAAGCCCGAGATAGCTCTTCCACGGCCGTGCGTACTGAAGAATTCGAAGAAACTGAATCGGGGAGGCGCCTTGCTTAGGCAAATCTCCTCGAGAAAGGGAAGGCCCCAACATGCCCATCAGCGACGAACTCCTCGCACCGATCGCGGACGACGGGCGAGGAACCTCGCGCCGGACCGCCGATCAAAGCGAAGAAGTGTAAGGGCAAATGGCGGCCGACGAAATGACCGTCCTTCAAAGCGTGCTGAAGTACTCGCCGATTCGAGCCAGCGGCCCTAGAACGACGAGGATGAAGGGACCGAAGAAGACTTCCAGAATAAAGCCGACAAACTGCGAGCCCGTGGCAAACAGGCCGTTAATAACTGTCATCGGATCAAACATGACTCGCTCCCCAAATCATAAGATCGGTGCGGCGTGAAGCCCTCGTGCGTACACCCCGTCTTCTGAAATCGGCAAAGCGGGGCCCGGGCATGAACTGCCTCCCTCGCA from Phycisphaerae bacterium carries:
- a CDS encoding ABC transporter ATP-binding protein; translation: MPKQGASPIQFLRILQYARPWKSYLGLAVCCIIFVAATYSISILALLPLIKVIGEEQSIPNWINQSVVEDRLSIELAEEKVSETERRIIVRRAPKDSELHKQVHIGDRLIRANDAVVSDAIFKQLANAPDDATAQLTFQPENQSATPIVVSVRMADASWTNRSARIVADWLPAGDTRDAQWRILIILTVAVLVVSAMGGFCRFWGEYLIAYVAGLVVMRLRKIMYDRVLRLPLAHFAQHGISDLMTRFVQDSQEIYRGLVFVFAKSLREPLKAGFVILAALIIDWRITLIAIIGAPIAGIFIRRFGKKIRRANKQLLGSYGRMLGALSGSLGGVRVVKGYAMELYERQHLHAVDREILKQQLRIERTEALASPMFEGVGRIVATIAIFYFAHLMFMREMTFSKFATLAACMAGMFDPVRKMASFYNRMQRANAALERVYEVIDFPVQVPDDHTRPSLPPLADKIEFRNVRFQYPSAETPALDDISLVIQRGERVAFVGPNGSGKTTLLSLLMRFFDPNEGQLLFDGRDVREFSLRSLRRQMSLITQDSVVFADTIANNIAYGDDRLLRALVLRNRHPDRNYPDCGGLERITAAAKAAYADEFIREKPQGYDTFVGEHGAQLSGGQKQRIAIARAILRNAPIFIFDEATSQIDAESEKKIHDAVEKFLENRTALIIAHRFSTILQADRIVVMDKGRIVDSGTHEELVQRCELYKSLYGSQILGGELPHTS
- a CDS encoding SpoIIE family protein phosphatase encodes the protein MRLMILENQRLRNSLKMEGSGLITIGSDSRCHVHLPDPRLGKHQANILQDDAGEWWLEVLEHSVPTCLNRAVQKNKARLRHADEIECGEFSIKFYLDPDRSREELHHDRIMAIAKSHAESLPLNSIILKDEVDLSLTRDQLERVARLTLALNDAAHAGESLPLVLASAIDMFAARRAWIAIRCAEKGTFDWALGQSQNGTPIERPRFSEITEPRCIKFAHHICTPQAPDPIVGAAMAVPIVGTKFTLGMLYLEVDPADPIYDEKSLIALKAFACAAAIPLEAVLNRMTSSRRSAAATELTVARATQDALTPKALPQWDEMQVAAYRRIGEQNCTDLYDVIQLRDKTAALLLARVHWPLHLVPCKFGEIRAAFRSAVLYGEAPHLFARALNWMLDDGNVKTRVDLAVARVWPGSGKVHLCVAGSHVIAGRVQSDGTAERIATGQTPGVGQARGTPFEVVPLLLGEGDSFVLATDGVESARNASGQAFGIDALCDIVCDGLGDTPSHVLKELATDLDEFLVGGESPEDTTVLLLRRG
- a CDS encoding ABC-2 family transporter protein encodes the protein MKASMRALGAHLRAHLAVMMHYRGEVLLWSIWGIVNPAVLYAMWSAAAGGSASHEIAGYDRGGLAAYFLIMMIVGHLTGAWDVYQMGFFVRTGALSPMLLQPALPMWRSVAENLAYKVVTLMFTIPVWIIFAWVVTPHFQPTAWSILLGVIALTLGAILAFVLCYVVSLFAFWAPKIDALGEVYFGLCMFLGGRFAPVEALPKPIESLARIMPFKWMYEFPTELFIGGRLTPTDACIGLLIQCGWIAVSIAAFRITWAAGLKRYTAVSG
- a CDS encoding ABC-2 family transporter protein, encoding MTRAFSLVWLFVRVSVQNFAAYRFEFYSRLLVSIGHLCAELLTVWTVFSNTGELRGWKTDHMLVLVGVFRIVAGGIRMFIVPNMRRVMEDIRNGTLDFVLLKPLDAQFHVSVREFVFWRITDVVLGGSVAAVGCYRLLGAIPLDKLALFVLMMAASFAIVYAIWLALAGVCFWLVRLENIEMIFWNVFEAGRYPVQIYPAWLRWGLTYLIPLAFITTFPAASLLGDSATGITTTVPIVAAVLALAAFAGASWLFRAGLKRYAGASA
- a CDS encoding ATP-binding cassette domain-containing protein — translated: MPQIDVHHLTKTFSVPEREGGFSASVRSIFRRRYKEVRAVNDISFSIEAGEIVGFLGPNGAGKTTTLKMLSGLLHPTSGDARVLDHTPWKRESSYLQKISMLMGQRSQLHWDLPAIDSFLVHASIYGLPKEQYQRSLDELLELLELRDVIKKQVRSLSLGERMKCEICVSLLHRPSVLFLDEPTIGVDIAMQARIREFIHHYNREHGATIILTSHYMADVAALCKRIIVIDHGRILFDGSLSDLSRKLAPFKVIKIDLDRDFDGYDLATLGEVLTQEPRKLALRVHKSAAAAVTAKLLTDLAVQDLTIEDPPIEDVISRVFKGASTS